One Pieris napi chromosome 13, ilPieNapi1.2, whole genome shotgun sequence genomic window carries:
- the LOC125055439 gene encoding zinc finger protein 26-like, whose product MEEKICDVERTIAKEGHNKNINLSENTEHVVNMVIKSEPPDMPEVLGIIDILMNDKAESSTSTGKKKKNRNPIIQRRKKIMLSDDEWEPEKKSTTEKPSKEGSSKGTEEYYGYDILNQIEIVTITEEERLAELKEAYESRKHMNYICKGCAAGFVVKDAYDVHMKLHAKESGEFVCEVCNTYMKSEETLHRHKLRHYRRYRCMVCSVRYKDKDAVAGHVSFMHSGNTFNCDQCGSTFKRPQYLRRHIEQIHTKSTPMECPICQQVYYESGWYRNHIRKHNKEVQDSKIVKCPECDRTFKHKSYLKTHMLTHESCEVVCLECSESFRNSHLLEEHYKAAHAVNFTVRPDEDNRCTYCKRPFDTRAKMHNHVQRMHVDGGKKYQCDHCKRLYYSKGEVRSHIKWTHLQHAGGHACTCGRVFRTPVRLRDHIATRHLGAVPPRDKHCPHCQKAFANQQVLTRHIKSHAGEMFPCTECGREFKTQSYVKVHYQVAHLHMTRAQIRRQNKRKLIMVEDMNPQSPTNEEELYGCNECGKKFKTQSYVRIHYFTKHLNMTHAQAKKKCRELRSITQLPGCSKDPMQIEEVFVKTEPEDAEDAEEPNGIKIPMFETFVDIQRESIV is encoded by the coding sequence atggaAGAAAAAATTTGTGATGTGGAAAGAACCATAGCTAAAGAAggtcataacaaaaatatcaacTTATCGGAAAATACGGAGCATGTAGTGAATATGGTAATTAAAAGTGAGCCACCAGATATGCCAGAAGTGCTTGgaattatagatattttaatgaatgatAAAGCAGAGTCATCTACATCAACaggtaaaaaaaagaaaaacagaaATCCAATTATACAAAGAAGGAAGAAGATAATGCTTTCTGATGATGAATGGGAACCTGAGAAAAAATCCACTACTGAAAAACCATCTAAAGAAGGTTCTTCAAAAGGAACTGAGGAGTACTATGGGTATGACATCCTTAACCAGATAGAGATAGTGACAATTACTGAAGAGGAGCGTCTGGCTGAGTTGAAAGAAGCCTATGAGTCTCGAAAACATATGAATTATATATGCAAAGGTTGTGCTGCTGGTTTTGTTGTGAAAGATGCTTATGATGTGCATATGAAGTTGCACGCAAAGGAATCAGGTGAATTTGTTTGCGAAGTGTGCAATACTTATATGAAGAGTGAGGAGACACTTCATCGTCACAAATTGCGACATTATAGAAGATACAGGTGTATGGTGTGCAGCGTGCGATACAAGGACAAAGACGCAGTGGCAGGCCACGTATCGTTTATGCACAGCGGGAATACGTTTAACTGCGACCAGTGCGGGTCTACCTTCAAGCGTCCGCAATACCTCCGCCGTCACATTGAGCAGATTCATACAAAATCGACCCCAATGGAGTGCCCCATCTGCCAACAGGTCTACTATGAGAGTGGGTGGTACCGGAATCATATTAGAAAACATAATAAAGAAGTTCAAGACTCAAAAATAGTGAAATGTCCGGAATGTGACCGGACCTTCAAACACAAATCGTACCTCAAGACGCACATGTTGACGCACGAATCATGTGAAGTTGTCTGTTTGGAGTGTTCGGAGAGTTTTAGGAATTCACATCTGCTGGAGGAGCACTATAAAGCCGCGCATGCGGTCAATTTTACTGTTCGTCCCGACGAAGACAACCGCTGTACATACTGCAAGCGGCCGTTTGATACCCGCGCTAAGATGCACAACCACGTTCAGAGAATGCACGTTGATGGTGGCAAGAAGTATCAATGTGATCATTGCAAGCGTCTATACTATTCAAAGGGCGAAGTACGATCGCACATTAAATGGACCCACTTACAACACGCAGGCGGTCATGCCTGTACCTGTGGCAGAGTGTTTAGGACCCCAGTGCGTCTGCGAGACCACATCGCCACACGCCATTTGGGGGCCGTCCCACCTCGGGACAAACATTGTCCGCATTGTCAGAAGGCGTTTGCGAATCAGCAAGTTCTAACACGGCACATAAAGTCTCACGCAGGTGAGATGTTCCCGTGTACCGAGTGTGGAAGAGAGTTCAAGACGCAGTCTTATGTCAAGGTGCACTATCAGGTCGCGCACTTGCACATGACGCGTGCACAAATACGAAGGCAGAATAAGAGGAAACTTATCATGGTGGAGGATATGAATCCTCAATCACCAACAAACGAAGAAGAGCTATATGGTTGTAATGAGTGTGGAAAGAAGTTCAAAACTCAATCTTATGTCCGCATTCACTATTTCACAAAACATCTGAACATGACTCACGCGCAGGCGAAAAAGAAATGCAGGGAATTACGTTCCATAACGCAATTGCCTGGATGTTCCAAAGATCCCATGCAAATTGAAGAAGTATTTGTCAAGACCGAACCGGAAGACGCTGAAGACGCCGAAGAACCGAACGGCATAAAAATACCAATGTTTGAAACATTTGTTGACATCCAGAGGGAATCCATCGTTTAG